Part of the Arthrobacter sp. MMS18-M83 genome is shown below.
GCCCTGGTCCCGGTCCAGCCACTTCGCGTAACGGACTACGGCCGCCAAAGCTGCCACGGCGCTCCCGGCGCTTGAGTAGCAGGGAAGGGATGGCCCGGATTCTCCGCTTGGAGCAAGCAATCCGTCCAGCTGCACGGAACTGTCAAGGATCCCCGTGAAAGCCGCCACCACGGGCTTACCCGCCTCTGCCGCGCATTCGGAGAGGACTCCGGCGATCGCCTCCATCGTGAGGCTCCGGGACGGCACCATTGCCGCCACCACCGCGTGCACGGCGTCGTCCGCAAGATTCTGCCGGAGGCTGCGCCGCAGTCCTTCCAAGGCCACCGACATCCCCACATCCAGGTCGACGTCGGTGACGATCCTGTCGACGACCAGTCCCTGGGGGGCCGCGTTGTCGGCCACGACCTTCCCAAAGGCCGCGGAATTGCTGTAGACCGCGAGCGCGGGACCCTTGGGCAAGGGCTGGCTGGAAACGATCTGCGCCACATCCATGAGCTGCTCGATGGTTTCGACTGCGATGACCCCGGCCTGGCGCATCATCGCGTCCAGTGCCGCCGCCGGCGCCAGAGTCGTCCTGACCACGTGTCCTGGCGGAAGTCGCAACCCGGTGACATCGGACTTGGCAACGATGACGGGCTTGCTGCGCGACAAGCGGCGGGCCAGGCGGGAGAACTTGCGCGGGTTGCCGATCGACTCCAAATAGAGCCCGACGGCGGCGGTATCGGGATCGTCTTCCCAGAACTGCATGACGTCGTTGCCGGAGACATCGGCACGGTTGCCGGCGGACAAGAACGAGGAAAGGCCTAGGCCCCGGCGGCTCGCTGCGGCGTAGACGGAAACACCGATGGCGGCAGATTGCGAAAACAGTCCCAGTCCCCCGCGCCGGGGCAGGCTCGGGGCCATCGACGCATTGAGGGAGACCTCGGGATTCGTGTTCACGATCCCCAACGACTCGGGGCCAATCACGCGCATCCCATAGGACCTCGCCCGGCGCACGAGGTCCCGTTGCCTCCGCAGTCCTTTCTCGCCGTCGTCGGCATAGCCTGCAGTGGCGACCACCAGCCCTTTGACTCCCGCAGCACCGCACTCGTCCACGACTTTCGGCACTTCTTCGTAAGGCACTGCGATAATTGCAAGCTGCACCGGCCCGGGGACATCGGCGATCCGGGCGAAGGACTTCATCCCGGCCAGCTCGAACGCCTCGGGGTTGACCGCATAGACCGCGCCGGTGAAGCCTCCCTCCAGGATGTGCTCAAGCAACTGGTGCCCTACAGTCCCCCACCGGCGGCTTGCGCCCACCACCGCGATCGACGACGGCGCCAGCAAGTCCCGCACACTGCGGGCCTCGGCGCGGTGTTCCCGCGACTCCATGACTGCCAGGGATTTTTCGGTGGGGTCGATGTTGAACTCGACACTGACGACGCCGTCGTCGAATTTGCGCGCGAGCTCGTAGCCCGCGTCGGCGAAGACCCGGAGCATTTTGCGGTTCTCCGGCAGGACCTCGGCGGTGAACCGGCGGATGCCGTTTTCGCGGGCGGCCGCCGCCAGGTGTTCCAGCAGGATCGAACCGATCCCTCGGCCCTGCTGGACATCGGAGATATTGAACGCAACTTCGGC
Proteins encoded:
- a CDS encoding bifunctional acetate--CoA ligase family protein/GNAT family N-acetyltransferase; translation: MVDQPGAGVYPEYWEADVVLRDGGTAHLRPISPEDADALQAFHTAQSETSIYMRFFSFKSRLSSKELRRFTEVDHKDRVAFVITIGGEIVGVGRYDRLDDPTEAEVAFNISDVQQGRGIGSILLEHLAAAARENGIRRFTAEVLPENRKMLRVFADAGYELARKFDDGVVSVEFNIDPTEKSLAVMESREHRAEARSVRDLLAPSSIAVVGASRRWGTVGHQLLEHILEGGFTGAVYAVNPEAFELAGMKSFARIADVPGPVQLAIIAVPYEEVPKVVDECGAAGVKGLVVATAGYADDGEKGLRRQRDLVRRARSYGMRVIGPESLGIVNTNPEVSLNASMAPSLPRRGGLGLFSQSAAIGVSVYAAASRRGLGLSSFLSAGNRADVSGNDVMQFWEDDPDTAAVGLYLESIGNPRKFSRLARRLSRSKPVIVAKSDVTGLRLPPGHVVRTTLAPAAALDAMMRQAGVIAVETIEQLMDVAQIVSSQPLPKGPALAVYSNSAAFGKVVADNAAPQGLVVDRIVTDVDLDVGMSVALEGLRRSLRQNLADDAVHAVVAAMVPSRSLTMEAIAGVLSECAAEAGKPVVAAFTGILDSSVQLDGLLAPSGESGPSLPCYSSAGSAVAALAAVVRYAKWLDRDQGMFVEPGGCDREGAREHIERLLSSVPGEQLVRLDDAEGAALLSRYGIPVVPSAAVESDDEAVAAAERLGWPVVLKTTDPALRHRLDLGGVRLDIEDADSLRRNIEQMRRVLEPYGSPAIEVQAMAPVGQACTFRAIEDPLLGPVVSFGLAGDAVNLLDDWAHRVPPLSAADLHDFIRAPRASLKLFGYQGLPAVDVAALEDLGARLVRLKDEHPGIALVEFNPVLAGPRGAKILAAEVWIGNAARRTDSARRAMLS